In a genomic window of Pseudomonas sp. TH06:
- a CDS encoding YceK/YidQ family lipoprotein, which produces MALKTSALLLSALMISGCGTISSVFQEDTVAGNDLKTRQTYCDSISRIYSGIGYDFCVLHASELPMKAFGTGRPAAPLVLLDLAVSGVTDTLVLPYTAYQQVKHGNIEIYQAQTSNQ; this is translated from the coding sequence ATGGCCCTGAAAACCAGCGCCCTACTCCTTTCAGCTCTTATGATCAGTGGCTGCGGAACCATCAGCAGTGTTTTTCAGGAGGACACCGTTGCAGGCAATGACCTGAAAACGCGCCAAACCTATTGCGACTCGATTTCCCGGATCTACAGCGGTATCGGCTACGACTTCTGCGTACTCCATGCATCTGAATTACCGATGAAAGCCTTCGGAACAGGCCGACCTGCGGCGCCGCTGGTTCTGCTCGATCTGGCGGTATCCGGCGTAACGGATACTTTGGTATTGCCTTACACCGCCTATCAACAGGTTAAACACGGCAATATCGAAATCTACCAGGCACAAACGTCGAA